GTACATTGTCGCAGCGTTGCCACTAGTTTCAACGTTTATACGATAAATATATGAAGGTTGGTTCTTGCTCGAAGATGAAAATACTTTAGTATAAGACAATATTACCTTGTGCTATGCCCGCTTGACGTTATTAACGCGACACGGTATTATATTTAAATAATGATTAAAAGCTTTCGCGATAAAGAAACCGAAAAGATTTGGGATGGTGAATTATCGCGAAGACTACCGACAGATATTCAATCTGTGGCGCGGCGAAAGTTGCGTATGTTGAATAATGCGCGAGGAATTGTCGACCTGAGAATTCCACCTAACAATCGTCTTGAAGCGCTTGTCGGTGACCGAAAGAGTCAGCATAGTATTCGCGTCAATCAACAGTGGCGTGTTTGTTTTATTTGGCGCAATGGTGATGCTTTTGACGTTGAAATTGTCGATTATCACGGAGAATGAAAAAATGAAGAAACCAAAAAAACTACCCAACATTCATCCTGGTGAGGTTTTAGAAGAAGAGTTTCTTAAACCCAACGAAATCACTCGTTATCGATTGGCTAAAGATATTGGTGTGCCCGCAACTCGTATAGCAGAAATTTGCGCAGGCTCTCGTAGTATCACTGCTGATACGGCACTTCGTCTAGCTGCTTATTTTGGCGTATCCGCTAAGTTTTGGTTGGGCTTGCAAGAAGACTTTGACCTTGAAGAAGAAACATCTAATAAAGCCAAAGTTTTTGAGGCTATTCACCCTTGGCGTAAAGCTGCTGCGGGGTAGGGCAGAGCAGAATTGCTTAGGCACCTGCCTGACCACTTGCTTCGCACATCGAATAGGCTCATCGTAAAGCGTAATTTATTATTTTCAAGTTGGATGAAATTATTGTATTTACAATATAACGATAAAAACTAGGGCGCTTCGATTTTCGGCGCCTCTACCCAAAAGTGTGAGCTGCAGAGCTATCCCAACCGCCTTTTGCGCACCGTTTTTTTAGGTAGGTTTAGGTATTAATGCCCGGTATTTGTTTCGCATCCAATGGTTCGTAATCTTATCCCAGAGGTACAATCGAATAAATGAAATTTATTTAAATTAAGGATTGCCTCACCCGTACAAGGAAGAGATTTGTCTAGGGCAAGACGAGCGGTGAGCTGGCTGTGGCCAATTTTTACATTAAGTAATGAAATTTTTTTAATCGTGTTATGGTGCAGGTCTACAATGCGACCGCGCACTGTTGTATTGCCAGCACCCCAAGCAATCTCTTCAGGGCGCACACCGATATTCAAACCACTGTAAGTTTTGCTGATGCTGTCACCAGAGAGCAAGTTGATAGCAGATATTTCAGTATCGAGATTTAAAAACTCGGCGACAAAAATGTTTTTCGGCTTTTCATATATTTCTTCTAGGGTTCCAATTTGTTCGATGTTTCCGGCACGCATGACCGTTATTAAATCAGCGAGCAAGGCTGCCTCTTGTTGATCATGGGTAACGTAGATAGTGGTTATATTGAACTGCCGCAGCAATATCTTGAGATGCAGGCGATATTTCTCGCGAAGTTGCTGATCAAGGTTAGAGAACGGTTCGTCGAGCAGAAACAATTTTGGTTCACGAGTGATGCAACGCCCTAGCGCAACTCGTTGGCGCTCACCACCAGAGAGCATATTGGGTTTTTTACCAAAAAGATATTGAATGTCTACCCCTAATAGTTGACTAGTTCGCTGTAGCTTTGCTTGTGCTGTAGCGTCGAGTTTTGGCGTTCGTCGTTTAAACATGAAGAAAGACAATAAATTTTTGCGAGCATTTAAATGTGGATACAAGGCGTAGTTTTGAAAAACCATACCAATACCGCGCGCACTTGGCGGAGTTTGGTACATGTCGACATTGTCGTAAAGCACTTGCCCTATATCTGGTTTTATGAGCCCCGCCATAATCCGTAAGATTGTGCTTTTTCCGCACCCGCTTGGGCCGAGGATAACCATTACCTTTCCATCGGGTATTGTGAGATTAAGTCCGGTAATACTAAAAGACGATACTTTCGGTGTACCCGGTTTACGAAAAAGCTTAGATAAAAAAGTTCCCGGCAGTTGAGCGCCACCTATTGATAGCGTCTTAGAAATGTTGCTGAGAGTGATAGTCGCCATGGTGGCAAAATATAGCATAATATTATCAAGAATATTTAACAACTTATCTTTTTTGCAGTGTTGGACCGTTATAGCAATCCCATCTTGGGTAACGGTAAGTCCTCTTTTTTGCAACATTATTCTTATTGTGTTAATTATTTTATCGCCGCGCCAAGGAAATAAAAGTGAATCCCCAGCGTATTCAATAATTACCGATTCTGCCAATCCTAAATTAATAAAATTTATTCGTGCTTCTCGTAAAAATTTGCCCGCAGTGTCGTTAAGAAAATCTGGTATATCAATTTCTTTTAATATTTCGAGCATTTCCTTGCTGATAACGTCAGCGACGTTGCCTATTCCACCAGAAAATTGCGGAGGTTTTCCTCCTGTTGATGGGACAACGAAAACTGTCTTAGTTTTTAAATCTACTGAAGTTACTTGCCACCGATGCCCGGCAAAAATCAAAAATGAGTCTTCCATTATTGGGTAAGTTACAGGTAAAGTACCAAGGGTTCGTTTGGCTGTGATAAGGCGGTATTCCTCTGGTGTAGAAAAGACAGTATAAAACGAGTAGTAATTAATTATTTTTTCACCAATAGTGCCCGGCAAAATGGTGCCATCATTAGCCTGCATTAAAACGTCAGCCTTACCAAGAGAACGTAAAAGCCCTGTAAACTGAGACTGGTCGATTCCTTTGAATGGACCTTCTTGACAAAGACAATTCCACGCTTGTTGTGCAGTAGTGCCTCCATATTGTGCAATAATCAATAATATTTGTTGGACCAGTGTGGAGAGGTGAAGTCTACCTTTTTCAGGCGGC
Above is a genomic segment from Deltaproteobacteria bacterium containing:
- a CDS encoding type II toxin-antitoxin system RelE/ParE family toxin; this translates as MIKSFRDKETEKIWDGELSRRLPTDIQSVARRKLRMLNNARGIVDLRIPPNNRLEALVGDRKSQHSIRVNQQWRVCFIWRNGDAFDVEIVDYHGE
- a CDS encoding HigA family addiction module antidote protein translates to MKKPKKLPNIHPGEVLEEEFLKPNEITRYRLAKDIGVPATRIAEICAGSRSITADTALRLAAYFGVSAKFWLGLQEDFDLEEETSNKAKVFEAIHPWRKAAAG
- a CDS encoding ATP-binding cassette domain-containing protein, coding for MLSIGSLYIGSLKALINDHFRRLEQLCDELRIPVHRWHGDISSSQKKRLLKEPRGILLITPESLESIFVNHGHYISHLFGSIGSIVIDELHAFIGSERGRQLQSLLHRLESNIQRRIRLIGLSATLSDMISAAQFISQNNWNDVVQLTSRDGGQEVKLQIRGYISKRLPSTNNQINDELESIDDTNESITTHIFKTHRGVHNLIFCNSRQDVESYTDKLTRMSEADKLPNEFFPHHGSMARELRLDIEERLKQGHLPVNVVCTSTLEMGIDIGCVAAIAQIGVPNNVSSLRQRLGRSGRKKGDPAVLRIYIEKQELSQQSSLQDMIHPQLIQAIAMTRLLIRRWYEPPEKGRLHLSTLVQQILLIIAQYGGTTAQQAWNCLCQEGPFKGIDQSQFTGLLRSLGKADVLMQANDGTILPGTIGEKIINYYSFYTVFSTPEEYRLITAKRTLGTLPVTYPIMEDSFLIFAGHRWQVTSVDLKTKTVFVVPSTGGKPPQFSGGIGNVADVISKEMLEILKEIDIPDFLNDTAGKFLREARINFINLGLAESVIIEYAGDSLLFPWRGDKIINTIRIMLQKRGLTVTQDGIAITVQHCKKDKLLNILDNIMLYFATMATITLSNISKTLSIGGAQLPGTFLSKLFRKPGTPKVSSFSITGLNLTIPDGKVMVILGPSGCGKSTILRIMAGLIKPDIGQVLYDNVDMYQTPPSARGIGMVFQNYALYPHLNARKNLLSFFMFKRRTPKLDATAQAKLQRTSQLLGVDIQYLFGKKPNMLSGGERQRVALGRCITREPKLFLLDEPFSNLDQQLREKYRLHLKILLRQFNITTIYVTHDQQEAALLADLITVMRAGNIEQIGTLEEIYEKPKNIFVAEFLNLDTEISAINLLSGDSISKTYSGLNIGVRPEEIAWGAGNTTVRGRIVDLHHNTIKKISLLNVKIGHSQLTARLALDKSLPCTGEAILNLNKFHLFDCTSGIRLRTIGCETNTGH